The bacterium genomic interval GGGCGCGCGGTTCGGTCACGGCGGTGCCTCGCGAGGACTATGTGTTCTTCTGTGCGTCCCGCATGGCCGCGGCGATCCGCTCCGGGGTCAGCGGCATGTCGATGTGGCGGACACCAAGGTGGCTCAGCGCGTCGACCACGGCGTTGACCACCGCGGGCGTCGACCCGATCGTCGCGGCCTCCCCCACGCCCTTCGCGCCAAGAGGGTTCCGAGGGGTCGGGGTGACCGACACCCCGCGCTCGATGCGCGGGACCAGCTCCGCCTTGGGAATGCCGTACTCGGCCAGCGTACCAGTGAGCAGCTGGCCGTGCTCGTCGTAGATGACCGCCTCGAGCAGCGCCTGGGCGGCACCCTGCACGATACCGCCGTGGACCTGACCGTCGACGAGCAACGGGTTGATGACGCGGCCGCAGTCGTCCACCGCGACGTAACGAGTAATCCTGGACGCGTAGGTCTCCGGGTCGATCTCGACCGCGCACACATGCGTGCCGAACGGAAACGTCGTCCCCTCCGACTTAAAGCGCTTGGTCGCCTCGAGCCCGGGATCCTGCCCGTCGGGGACGTGCTTCCCGTTGTAGGCGGCCTGCGCGACCTGTGCGATCGTCACGGTGCGGGCCGGCGCCCCGCGCACGGAGACCGCCGCGTTTTGGAGCATGAGGTCTGCCGCGGCCGCTTCGAGCATGTTCGCGGCCACCCCGAGGATCTGCTCACGAACGTCGAGCGCCGCCAGGTGCACCGCAGAACCCCCGAGCGCCATGCTGCGGCTGCCGCTGGTGCCGCCCCCGTGCTGGACCAGGAGCGTGTCGCCGTGGACGACCGTGATCTGGTCGATCGCGATGCTGAGGGCGTCCGAGACGATCTGCGCAAAGCCGGTCGCATCGCCCTGGCCGTGCGGCGACGTGCCCGTCACGACGGTCGCGGTGCCGTCCTTGTTGACGCGGACGGTCCCGAGTTCCCACGGGCCGAAGCCGCAGATCTCCACGTAGCTGGCGACCCCGATGCCGACCAGCCGCCCCGCGCGGCGGGCGGTCTCCTGCTCACGGCGGAGGCGCGGGTAATCCGCGATGCGCAGCGCTTCGTCGAGCGGTTTCGCATACTCCCCGCTGTCGTACTGCGCGCCGCTCGCCGTCGTGTACGGAAACTTGGAGGGGGCAATGAAGTTGCGGCGTCGCACCTCGGCCGGGTCGACGCCGGTCGCGTCGGCCACCAGGTCCATGACGCGCTCCAGGTAGTAACTCGCCTCGGGGCGGCCCGCGCCGCGGTACGCGCCCGTAGGGCACGTGTTCGTGTAGAGGCCGAGCAACTCGCACCGGATCGCGGGAATCTCATACGGGCCCTGGATCATCAGCGGCGTCAGCGTCGGGATGATCGCGGTCAGGTACAAGCACTCCGCGCCCAGGTCGCCGAGCACACGGCCCCGCAGCCCGCGGAGGCGGCCGTCGCGTTCGGCTGCGACCTCGACCTCGAACAGCTGCGCCCGGCCGTGGGTGGTGGTCAAGAGATTTTCGCGGCGCGTCTCGATCCATTTCACCGGTCGCCCGAGCCGCCGCGCGAGCTCGGCCACGACCGCGTCCTCCGGATAGGTGCTCAGTTTCGCGCCGAACCCGCCGCCGACGTCGGGCGTGATCACGCGGATCCGACGCGCCTCCAACCCCAAGACCTCGCTCAGCCCGTCGCGGATCGCGTGCGCCTCCTGCGTGGACGTCCACACCGTGAGGATGCCCTGGCCCTGGCTGCCGTCGTACATCGCGACGGTGCCCCTCCCCTCCATCGAGACCGGCGCGAGGCGCTGGTTGTTCATGCGCTGCCGGACCACGACCGGCGCGTCCTGGAACGCGGCGTCGAGATCGCCGTGCTCCAACGTCGTCGAGTACGCGACGTTGGTCTTGAGGTCCGCGTGGGCGAACGGGGCGCCGGCGGCCGCGCGATCCAGGTCGACGGCCGCGGGCAGCGGGTCGTAGGTGGCTGCGACGAGTTCGGCCGCGTCTCGGGCCCCGTACGCGGACTCGGCGACCACCACCGCGACCGGCTGCCCGATGTAGTTCACTTCACGATCGGCGAGCGGGAGATGCGGTGCCATGCGCATGCCCTCGACGGTCGCCGCGGGAAACGCCTTCTGGATGTCGCGCAGGTCGGCCGCCGCGAACGCCCCGACCACGCCCGGATGCGCGCGCGCGGCGTCGAGGCGGAGGCGGGTGATGCGCGCGTGTCCGTGCGGGCTGCGAATGAACACCGCGTGCAGCATGCCGGCGAGGGCGAGGTCGTCGACGTACGACCCTTCCCCGCGAATGAGCTTCGGGTCCTCGATGCGCTTGACGCGCGCACCGACGTAGTGGGAGACTGCCATGCATCACCGCCCTCTGAAGGAGGCTCCACCGCACGGTCGCGATCGCACGGCGCCGAGCGTTGCGCGCGTTCTTCGACTGCGCCACAATGAGCCCCTTCCGCGTCCGTCGCGCCGCGTCACCTACGCGCGGCGGCGGCCGCATCCCGCGGCGCGCGGAGGAACGCGCGCTGCGAGCACGAACTACCGGGCACAGCCATACGGTCTCGCACCTTTGTCGTATGCCACCAGTTGGGCCGGATCATCCAAGATGAGCGAAGCCCTCGTGACAGTCGCGGACGTGATGATCGCGAACGCGGTCTGTGTGCCGCCGGATGCCACCGTGGGGGGCGCGAGCGATCTCATGCTGGAGCACCGGCTCGCCGGGCTGCCCGTCGTGGACGAGCATCGCGTCGTCGGGCTCGTGGGCGCTCCCCAACTGCTGGGACAGCCGCCGGATCGCACCGTCGCGGACGTGATGGTGACGCCGCTCGTGTGCGCGACCCCTGACCTGTCCGTGGTGCAGGCGCACACGATGGTGATGGGCCAACACGTCGAGATGCTTCCGGTCGTGCTGGACGGCCGGCTCGTGGGGCAGGTCTCGCTCGTCGCGATCCTACAGGCGAAGAGCCAGCAGACCGATCCGCTCACCGGTCTGCCCTGGGCGACCGCGCTGCGCGCCTGGGCCGCCGCCGAACTCACGCAGGGACACGAACTCGCGATGGTGTTCGTCGACCTCGACAACTTCGGCGCGGTGAACAAGGCGCTCGGGCACGTCGTCGGCGACGATGTGCTTCGCTCGGTAGCCTCGCTGCTCTCCGCCGCCCTGAACGTCGAGACCGACCTGCTCTGCCGGTACGGTGGGGACGAGTTTGCGATCGCGACGACGCGGCGCGATACCGACGCACGCGCGCTTGCCGCGCACGTGCAGGAGCGCACCGTCGTGCCCGTGGACGTCGACGGTGAGACGCGGCGTGTCACCGTCAGCGTCGGCTACGCTGGGGGACGGCGGTTGCAGCGGCGGACCGCGGCGCACGCTGCGGCGAACGTGGACGACCTGCTATCTCTGGCGAGCCGGGCCTCCACGGCGGCGAAGGAGTCTCCCGCGGGCATCGCCCGGCGGGCGGCATGGGACGGACGCCGGCGGCCCGTGGCCCCGGCGTCGACCGTGGCGGAGGCCCGCCTGCGCCTGGTGGAGATTCGCACGTCTCGGGGCGCCGACCGCCGCGCCGCGTCCGTGCGGCTCGGCCTCGGCGAGCGCGAGAGCACGGGCACGGCCGCCGCACCGGGCACGACGACGCGGTTTTCGCTGCTCGCCGCGCGCGCCACGCTCGCGGCGGTGACGCGTGCGGCGGGCGACGGGTATCGGTACGCGATCGAGGAGTTGACCGAGGTGCCGAGCGGCCCCGGGACGCTCGCGGTGATCGTGCTCGACGACGGTACGTCATCGCTCCGCCGGTTCGTCGGCGCGGCGCGCGGACGGGACGAGTCCGATGCCGCGACGAAGGCGGTGCTCGACGCGCTCAACCGCGTGCTCGCAAAGCCTCTCGCGGAGATCCTGGCGCGGCCCCCACATTCGTGACGTCTTCCCCGCCATCCGTCTCGATCGAGATGCGGGGCATCACCAAACGCTTTCCCGGCGTCGTCGCGAACGACGCGGTCGACTTCACGGCGGCGCCCGGCGAGATTCACGCGCTCCTCGGCGAGAACGGCGCCGGCAAGTCCACCCTCATGAAGATCCTGTACGGGTTCTACCAGCCGGACGCCGGCGAGATCCGGCTGCACGGCACGCCGCGGGTGTTCCGATCGCCGAAGGACGCGCTGCGGGCCGGCCTCGGCATGGTATTTCAGCAGTTCATGCTCGTGCCGTCGCTGTCCGTCGTGCAGAACGTCCTGCTGGGTCTCCCGTCCCAGGGGTGGCGGCTCGACGAGCGAGCCGCGGCAGCCAGCCTAGCCGCCGCCGCCGCACGGTACGGGATGGCGGTACATCCGTGGGCGCGCGTGTGGCAGCTCAGTGTCGGGGAGCAGCAGCGCGTGGAGATCCTCAAGCTGCTGGCGCGGGGCGCGGACGTCCTGATCCTCGACGAGCCGACGGCGGTGCTCACCCCGCAGGAAACCCGGGATCTGTTCGACACGCTGCGCCGTCTCGCCGGCGAAGGGCGGACGATCGTCGTGATCACGCAC includes:
- a CDS encoding xanthine dehydrogenase family protein molybdopterin-binding subunit, translating into MAVSHYVGARVKRIEDPKLIRGEGSYVDDLALAGMLHAVFIRSPHGHARITRLRLDAARAHPGVVGAFAAADLRDIQKAFPAATVEGMRMAPHLPLADREVNYIGQPVAVVVAESAYGARDAAELVAATYDPLPAAVDLDRAAAGAPFAHADLKTNVAYSTTLEHGDLDAAFQDAPVVVRQRMNNQRLAPVSMEGRGTVAMYDGSQGQGILTVWTSTQEAHAIRDGLSEVLGLEARRIRVITPDVGGGFGAKLSTYPEDAVVAELARRLGRPVKWIETRRENLLTTTHGRAQLFEVEVAAERDGRLRGLRGRVLGDLGAECLYLTAIIPTLTPLMIQGPYEIPAIRCELLGLYTNTCPTGAYRGAGRPEASYYLERVMDLVADATGVDPAEVRRRNFIAPSKFPYTTASGAQYDSGEYAKPLDEALRIADYPRLRREQETARRAGRLVGIGVASYVEICGFGPWELGTVRVNKDGTATVVTGTSPHGQGDATGFAQIVSDALSIAIDQITVVHGDTLLVQHGGGTSGSRSMALGGSAVHLAALDVREQILGVAANMLEAAAADLMLQNAAVSVRGAPARTVTIAQVAQAAYNGKHVPDGQDPGLEATKRFKSEGTTFPFGTHVCAVEIDPETYASRITRYVAVDDCGRVINPLLVDGQVHGGIVQGAAQALLEAVIYDEHGQLLTGTLAEYGIPKAELVPRIERGVSVTPTPRNPLGAKGVGEAATIGSTPAVVNAVVDALSHLGVRHIDMPLTPERIAAAMRDAQKNT
- a CDS encoding GGDEF domain-containing protein; protein product: MSEALVTVADVMIANAVCVPPDATVGGASDLMLEHRLAGLPVVDEHRVVGLVGAPQLLGQPPDRTVADVMVTPLVCATPDLSVVQAHTMVMGQHVEMLPVVLDGRLVGQVSLVAILQAKSQQTDPLTGLPWATALRAWAAAELTQGHELAMVFVDLDNFGAVNKALGHVVGDDVLRSVASLLSAALNVETDLLCRYGGDEFAIATTRRDTDARALAAHVQERTVVPVDVDGETRRVTVSVGYAGGRRLQRRTAAHAAANVDDLLSLASRASTAAKESPAGIARRAAWDGRRRPVAPASTVAEARLRLVEIRTSRGADRRAASVRLGLGERESTGTAAAPGTTTRFSLLAARATLAAVTRAAGDGYRYAIEELTEVPSGPGTLAVIVLDDGTSSLRRFVGAARGRDESDAATKAVLDALNRVLAKPLAEILARPPHS